The following are encoded together in the Cicer arietinum cultivar CDC Frontier isolate Library 1 unplaced genomic scaffold, Cicar.CDCFrontier_v2.0 Ca_scaffold_2868_v2.0, whole genome shotgun sequence genome:
- the LOC140919142 gene encoding protein FAR1-RELATED SEQUENCE 5-like: MNPSSNPLVDCVDKWVNNIHDKIVPESNDNSQPHMEMKFESEATAYEFYNEYSKRIGFGIRREYANKSKKDGILTSRRFTCFKEGIRGVDKRGHPVGEHRAETRTGCKARMVISLDRMIGKYKVVDFVAQHNHPLQPPEYVHMIRSHRHISEVQASQKIFMNICPSKSVE, translated from the coding sequence ATGAATCCATCATCAAATCCACTAGTTGACTGTGTAGATAAATGGGTGAACAATATCCATGACAAAATTGTGCCAGAAAGTAATGACAATAGCCAACCACACATGGAAATGAAGTTTGAATCTGAGGCGACGGCTTATGAATTTTATAATGAATACAGTAAAAGAATTGGATTTGGTATTCGTCGAGAATATgcaaataaaagcaaaaaagaCGGGATTTTGACTTCGAGAAGATTCACATGCTTCAAAGAGGGTATTCGAGGTGTTGACAAACGAGGTCACCCAGTAGGGGAGCATAGAGCAGAAACTAGAACAGGATGTAAAGCACGTATGGTTATTTCACTTGATCGGATGATTGGGAAATATAAAGTTGTTGACTTTGTAGCTCAACATAACCACCCTCTTCAACCGCCAGAGTATGTTCATATGATTCGTTCTCATCGACACATATCTGAGGTACAAGCATCACAAAAGATTTTCATGAATATATGTCCAAGCAAGTCGGTGGAATAG